Proteins encoded within one genomic window of Ignavibacteriota bacterium:
- a CDS encoding sugar ABC transporter permease, which produces MVRVAASYAVLIVFSIIALYPVWQIVNISLRPADRLLSTSLELIPDQASFKNYVDLFTERPFFTWLLNSTLVAVVVTATGVALASMAGYAFSRYSFIGKKSDLLSLLVTQMFPATMLLLPMYIMLVQLQLINTYIGIVVMYSATALPFCIWQMKGYYDTIPPSLEEAGRIDGASQSQIFFRIILPLAAPALVITALFSFMASWTEYVVAAQILQDTELWTLPLGLKSFESNMGSEWGLYGAASVIVTIPVVVLFLSLSRWLVSGLTLGSVKG; this is translated from the coding sequence ATGGTCCGTGTCGCCGCCAGCTATGCGGTCCTGATCGTCTTCTCGATCATCGCGCTGTATCCCGTCTGGCAGATCGTGAATATCTCGCTCCGGCCGGCCGATCGTCTGCTGTCGACGTCGCTGGAACTGATCCCCGATCAGGCGTCCTTCAAGAACTACGTCGACCTCTTCACCGAGCGACCCTTCTTCACGTGGCTCCTCAATAGTACGCTGGTCGCGGTCGTGGTCACCGCCACCGGCGTTGCCTTGGCGTCGATGGCCGGGTATGCCTTCTCCCGGTATTCGTTCATCGGGAAGAAGTCCGACCTGCTCAGCCTTCTCGTGACGCAGATGTTCCCCGCAACGATGCTGTTGTTGCCGATGTACATCATGCTTGTGCAGTTGCAGCTGATCAACACCTATATCGGCATCGTGGTGATGTACTCCGCGACGGCCCTGCCCTTCTGTATCTGGCAGATGAAGGGGTATTATGATACGATCCCGCCGAGCCTCGAGGAGGCCGGACGCATCGACGGGGCCTCGCAGAGCCAGATCTTTTTCCGCATCATCCTGCCGCTGGCGGCACCGGCGCTGGTGATCACCGCGCTGTTCTCGTTCATGGCATCATGGACGGAGTACGTGGTTGCCGCGCAGATCCTGCAGGATACCGAGCTGTGGACGCTGCCGCTGGGCCTCAAATCCTTTGAATCGAATATGGGATCGGAGTGGGGGCTCTATGGCGCCGCTTCGGTCATTGTGACCATCCCGGTCGTCGTCCTTTTCCTGTCGCTCAGCCGTTGGCTTGTTTCCGGCCTGACGCTCGGCAGCGTGAAAGGGTGA